The sequence ATATGTTTTATGTATGACATAGAAAGAGAAAAGACCATTATCGAAGACTTCAAATTAATCTAATCAAAAGATTTTAAAAGTTTTAATTTTCAATAAATTCATTATAAATACTATTACTTAGAACCTCATTCTAACACTACTAAGGTGAATTATGAATCTTATAAACAAAATCAAAAACTTCGAAGTCCTTGATTTAATGCAAAAAGCTAATAAAATCACCCTTAAAAGACATGGAAATCAAATAACACTTGAAAGGGCTATTTTTCTTTCATGGTGGTGTGATAAAGGCGACTGCCTGTTTTGCTACATGTCATCACAGAAACCGAAAATTAGAGAACCCGGTACTGCAAGGCGTAATGTAAATTCAATTTTAGCCGAAGCAGAGCTTTGCAGAAGAATTGATTGGAAAATTGAATTTCTTTCAGGTGGATACGGCTCTTTTTCAACTGAAGAAATAAAGGATATTTCAAAGAGAATCTACAGGATCACTGGAGAGCCTGTATGGCTCAACACTGGAATTACAAAGGATCTTGAGGCCT comes from Methanobacterium sp. and encodes:
- a CDS encoding radical SAM protein, whose translation is MNLINKIKNFEVLDLMQKANKITLKRHGNQITLERAIFLSWWCDKGDCLFCYMSSQKPKIREPGTARRNVNSILAEAELCRRIDWKIEFLSGGYGSFSTEEIKDISKRIYRITGEPVWLNTGITKDLEA